The Bacillus sp. Y1 genome has a window encoding:
- the metG gene encoding methionine--tRNA ligase encodes MGEKRKTFYLTTPIYYPSGNLHIGHAYTTVAGDAMARYKRLRGFDVMYLTGTDEHGQKIQRKAEETGITPQAYVDDIVAGIQELWKKLDISYDDFIRTTQDRHKTVVEKIFSQLLEQGDIYLDQYEGMYCTPCESFFTERQLNEGNCPDCGRPVEKVKEESYFFKVSKYADRLLQYYEENPGFIQPESRKNEMINNFIKPGLEDLAVSRTTFDWGVKVPGNPKHVIYVWIDALSNYITALGYGTEDASKYETYWPADVHLVGKEIVRFHTIYWPIMLMALDLPLPKKVFAHGWLLMKDGKMSKSKGNVVDPVTLIDRYGLDSLRYYLLREVPFGADGVFTPEGFVERINFDLANDLGNLLNRTVAMINKYFDGTIPMYQGSKREYEVQLLQVNEETVKKYEEAMEKMEFSVALTALWQLVSRTNKFIDETSPWALAKDEEKNDELASVMVHLAETLRRVAILLQPFLTKTPKEIFKQLSIVDSSLQSWESLGKFGMIPEGTKVEKGEPIFPRLDIQEEVSFIKEKMQSTAKPAVEEPKTEEIPEVEEITIDDFMKVDLRVAQVVEAEPIKKADKLLKLQLDLGFERRQVVSGIAQFYKPEELVGQRVICVTNLKPVKLRGELSQGMILAGQKDGIMSLATVSDSLPLGAKVK; translated from the coding sequence TTGGGTGAGAAAAGAAAGACATTTTATTTAACAACACCAATTTATTATCCTAGTGGAAACTTACATATTGGACATGCATATACAACAGTAGCTGGAGATGCGATGGCTCGTTATAAGAGGTTACGTGGGTTTGATGTCATGTATTTAACGGGTACGGATGAACATGGTCAGAAAATTCAACGCAAGGCTGAGGAAACAGGAATTACTCCTCAAGCATACGTTGACGATATTGTAGCTGGAATTCAGGAACTCTGGAAGAAGCTTGACATTTCGTATGATGATTTTATTCGGACGACACAAGACAGACATAAAACAGTGGTTGAGAAAATATTTTCTCAGCTTCTTGAGCAAGGTGATATTTATCTTGATCAATACGAAGGAATGTACTGTACTCCCTGTGAATCTTTCTTTACTGAAAGACAATTAAATGAAGGAAATTGCCCTGACTGTGGTAGACCTGTAGAAAAGGTGAAAGAAGAATCTTACTTCTTTAAAGTAAGTAAGTATGCTGATCGTTTATTGCAATACTATGAAGAAAACCCTGGATTTATCCAACCTGAGTCCCGTAAAAATGAGATGATTAATAACTTTATTAAACCAGGATTAGAGGATCTTGCTGTATCGAGAACGACGTTTGATTGGGGTGTTAAGGTACCAGGTAATCCTAAACATGTTATTTATGTTTGGATTGATGCTTTGTCAAATTATATTACTGCTTTAGGCTACGGCACCGAGGATGCTTCTAAATATGAAACCTATTGGCCAGCGGACGTACATTTAGTTGGTAAGGAGATCGTTCGTTTCCATACTATCTATTGGCCAATTATGCTCATGGCACTAGACCTTCCACTCCCTAAAAAAGTGTTCGCTCACGGTTGGCTTCTCATGAAAGATGGAAAAATGTCTAAGTCTAAAGGGAATGTGGTAGATCCAGTAACATTAATTGATCGTTATGGACTTGATTCCCTACGTTACTACTTATTAAGAGAAGTTCCATTTGGAGCAGATGGAGTCTTTACACCTGAAGGGTTTGTTGAAAGAATTAACTTTGATTTAGCGAATGATTTAGGAAACCTATTGAATCGTACAGTTGCTATGATCAATAAGTATTTTGATGGAACGATTCCGATGTACCAAGGTTCAAAGAGAGAATACGAGGTACAGCTTCTCCAAGTAAATGAGGAAACTGTGAAAAAGTATGAAGAAGCAATGGAGAAGATGGAGTTTTCTGTTGCTCTTACAGCACTTTGGCAGTTAGTTAGCCGAACAAATAAATTTATTGATGAAACATCACCTTGGGCTTTAGCAAAAGACGAGGAGAAAAATGATGAATTAGCAAGTGTTATGGTTCATTTAGCTGAAACACTTCGACGAGTGGCTATTTTGCTTCAACCATTCCTAACAAAGACACCAAAAGAAATATTTAAACAGCTTTCTATTGTAGATAGTAGTCTTCAGTCCTGGGAAAGTCTCGGGAAATTTGGGATGATTCCAGAAGGTACAAAGGTGGAGAAAGGTGAACCTATTTTCCCAAGACTTGATATCCAAGAAGAGGTGTCTTTTATTAAAGAAAAAATGCAATCGACTGCGAAGCCTGCTGTAGAAGAACCAAAAACAGAAGAAATTCCAGAGGTTGAGGAAATCACGATTGATGACTTTATGAAGGTTGACTTGCGAGTAGCACAAGTAGTAGAAGCAGAGCCAATTAAAAAGGCAGATAAGCTGTTAAAGCTACAGTTAGATCTCGGATTTGAGCGTAGACAGGTGGTTTCAGGAATTGCTCAATTTTATAAACCAGAAGAGTTAGTTGGACAAAGAGTCATTTGTGTGACTAATTTAAAGCCGGTGAAATTACGTGGTGAATTATCTCAAGGAATGATTCTTGCAGGTCAAAAGGATGGAATCATGTCGTTAGCCACAGTAAGTGACTCTCTTCCGCTAGGAGCGAAAGTGAAATAA
- a CDS encoding TatD family hydrolase: MLFDTHVHLNAEQFSEDLNEVIDRARMEGVQYMVVVGFDRPTILKAMELIEEYDFIYASIGWHPVDAIDMRDEDLEWIEELAKHPKVVAIGEMGLDYYWDKSPKDVQQEVFRKQIQLAKKVKLPIVIHNREATADIVTILKEENAAEVGGIMHCFSGSVEVAKDCVEMNFYISLGGPVTFKNAKKPKEVAQEIPLNKLLIETDCPYLAPHPYRGKRNEPSYVKLVAEQIAELKGLSYEEVSQTTTENAKILFGIK, encoded by the coding sequence ATGTTATTTGATACACATGTACATTTAAACGCAGAACAATTTTCAGAGGATTTAAATGAGGTAATTGACCGAGCTAGGATGGAAGGTGTCCAATACATGGTGGTTGTAGGATTCGATCGACCTACCATTTTAAAAGCAATGGAATTAATTGAAGAATACGATTTTATCTATGCAAGTATTGGATGGCATCCTGTTGATGCGATTGATATGCGTGATGAAGACTTGGAGTGGATCGAAGAGCTTGCGAAACATCCTAAAGTGGTAGCTATCGGTGAAATGGGACTTGATTATTATTGGGATAAGTCACCAAAAGACGTACAACAAGAAGTCTTTAGAAAACAAATACAGTTAGCCAAAAAAGTGAAACTACCTATTGTAATTCATAACCGAGAGGCAACAGCGGATATTGTAACAATCTTAAAAGAAGAAAACGCCGCTGAGGTTGGGGGCATTATGCATTGTTTTAGTGGAAGTGTGGAGGTCGCGAAGGATTGCGTGGAAATGAACTTCTATATATCCCTTGGTGGACCGGTTACATTTAAAAATGCAAAAAAGCCGAAAGAAGTGGCACAGGAGATTCCATTAAATAAGCTTTTAATCGAAACAGATTGCCCCTATCTTGCCCCACATCCATATAGAGGCAAAAGAAATGAACCGAGTTATGTGAAGTTAGTGGCAGAGCAAATTGCTGAACTAAAGGGACTTAGTTACGAAGAAGTTTCACAGACAACAACGGAAAATGCAAAAATATTATTCGGCATAAAATGA
- a CDS encoding G5 and 3D domain-containing protein encodes MKNLFSRSLRTKKWAVISASFIVFTTATGFTVYETTKETVTMTVDGKERIIKTHAATIEGIFDELDIALRSEDYVFPSENTKVKDNLEVVYKPAKQVQMVKDTEEKAVWSTADTVEEFLKEQEIILTEHDKVTPDLDTAIKKDMNIEVNIAFPFKLNNGGTEEEAWTTTSTTVADFLLQQGITLGELDRVEPEKDSVIQKDAVVSIVKVEKVTDVVEEPIHFAVVTKNDSNLSKGTEKVVTPGQEGLKTKEYEVVLENGKEVSRTLLKETQVKEKQDKVVAVGTKVSTQTVSRGNDSVSKEFFVSSTAYTASCNGCSGITATGLNLHANPGAKVIAVDPSVIPLGTKVYVEGYGYAVAADKGSAIKGNKIDVFFASQADAYRWGRKTVKIKILN; translated from the coding sequence ATGAAAAACCTGTTTTCCAGGTCTTTGAGGACAAAGAAGTGGGCCGTTATCTCTGCTAGTTTCATAGTTTTTACAACAGCAACAGGGTTTACAGTTTATGAAACAACAAAAGAAACTGTTACCATGACAGTAGACGGCAAAGAACGTATCATCAAGACACATGCAGCCACAATTGAAGGTATTTTCGACGAACTTGACATTGCTCTTCGTTCAGAAGACTATGTGTTTCCCTCGGAAAACACAAAGGTCAAAGACAACTTAGAAGTTGTTTATAAACCTGCGAAACAGGTTCAAATGGTTAAAGACACAGAGGAAAAAGCAGTTTGGTCTACAGCAGATACTGTAGAGGAATTTCTTAAGGAACAAGAAATTATACTTACTGAGCACGATAAGGTTACACCTGATTTAGACACTGCAATCAAGAAGGATATGAACATTGAAGTAAACATTGCGTTTCCATTCAAGTTAAATAACGGTGGTACAGAAGAAGAAGCATGGACTACTACTTCGACTACGGTCGCTGACTTTTTACTACAACAAGGAATCACTCTAGGAGAACTAGACCGTGTAGAGCCTGAAAAAGACTCAGTTATTCAGAAAGATGCTGTTGTTAGCATCGTCAAGGTTGAAAAAGTCACCGATGTAGTGGAAGAACCGATTCATTTTGCAGTTGTTACAAAGAATGATAGTAATCTATCTAAAGGCACAGAAAAGGTAGTAACTCCGGGTCAAGAAGGATTGAAGACAAAGGAGTATGAGGTGGTATTAGAGAATGGCAAGGAAGTCTCTAGAACACTTCTAAAAGAAACACAGGTTAAAGAGAAGCAGGATAAAGTTGTGGCGGTGGGGACAAAGGTAAGCACGCAAACCGTGTCACGTGGCAATGATAGCGTTAGCAAAGAGTTTTTTGTCTCATCAACTGCTTATACCGCAAGTTGCAATGGCTGCTCTGGCATTACGGCAACGGGATTGAACCTTCATGCTAATCCAGGTGCGAAAGTGATTGCCGTAGACCCAAGTGTTATTCCACTCGGAACAAAGGTATATGTCGAAGGCTATGGCTATGCAGTTGCAGCTGATAAAGGGTCAGCCATTAAAGGGAATAAAATCGATGTGTTTTTTGCGTCTCAGGCCGATGCATATCGTTGGGGTCGTAAAACCGTTAAAATCAAAATTCTTAACTAA
- the rnmV gene encoding ribonuclease M5: protein MKIQEIIVVEGKDDTTAIRRAVDADTIETNGSALNEDTINRIRRAQQTRGVIVFTDPDYPGQKIRQTIAEHVPNCKHAFIPKENALHKRGKGVGVEHASVEEIQKALRHAHLMKEEVEVQITQEDLLTAGLIGGPKAKERREKLGKLLSIGYTNGKQLYKRLLMFQISKTEFSRALAVIFQEETDE, encoded by the coding sequence ATGAAGATACAGGAAATTATCGTTGTGGAGGGTAAAGACGATACTACAGCCATTCGAAGGGCTGTAGATGCTGATACAATTGAAACAAATGGTTCGGCGTTAAATGAGGATACAATCAATAGGATAAGAAGGGCCCAGCAGACGAGGGGAGTTATTGTTTTTACTGATCCAGACTATCCTGGTCAAAAAATAAGACAAACGATTGCTGAGCATGTACCAAATTGCAAGCATGCCTTTATTCCAAAGGAGAATGCACTACATAAAAGAGGGAAGGGTGTTGGTGTCGAACATGCTTCAGTGGAAGAGATTCAGAAGGCTCTTCGACATGCTCACCTTATGAAAGAAGAAGTAGAAGTACAGATAACTCAAGAGGATTTGTTAACAGCAGGTTTAATCGGTGGCCCAAAGGCCAAGGAAAGACGAGAGAAGCTCGGTAAACTCCTTTCGATTGGATATACAAATGGAAAGCAGCTTTATAAGCGACTGCTGATGTTTCAAATAAGTAAAACAGAGTTCTCAAGAGCACTAGCCGTTATTTTTCAGGAGGAAACAGATGAATAA
- the rsmA gene encoding 16S rRNA (adenine(1518)-N(6)/adenine(1519)-N(6))-dimethyltransferase RsmA has translation MNKDIATPVRTQEILKKFGFSFKKSLGQNFLIDTNILKRIVDHANLTEKSGAIEIGPGIGALTEQLARNSEKVVAFEIDQRLLPILKETLAPYPNTTIIHEDVLKANVKEVIGEQFTGIEDIMVVANLPYYVTTPIIMKLLEEKLPIRGIVCMLQKEVADRIAAKPGGKEYGSLSIAVQYYTEAETVMVVPKTVFMPQPNVDSAVIRLTVREEPAVKVRNENFFFQVTRASFAQRRKTILNNLTSQLPDGKIKKDKILQALEKAEIEPSRRGETLSIAEFAQLSDALIDHFA, from the coding sequence ATGAATAAAGATATAGCTACCCCTGTAAGAACACAGGAAATACTAAAGAAGTTTGGTTTTTCTTTCAAAAAAAGCTTAGGTCAAAACTTCTTGATTGATACCAATATTTTAAAAAGAATTGTAGATCATGCTAACTTAACTGAAAAGTCCGGAGCCATTGAAATTGGTCCAGGAATTGGGGCGTTAACAGAGCAATTGGCAAGAAATAGTGAAAAGGTGGTTGCGTTTGAAATTGACCAGCGATTGCTACCGATTCTAAAAGAGACCCTAGCTCCCTATCCAAACACAACGATTATTCATGAAGATGTATTAAAAGCAAATGTAAAAGAAGTAATCGGGGAACAGTTCACAGGCATAGAAGACATCATGGTTGTGGCCAATCTACCATACTACGTAACCACTCCGATTATTATGAAGTTATTAGAGGAGAAACTCCCAATTAGGGGGATTGTCTGTATGCTTCAGAAAGAAGTAGCCGATCGTATCGCTGCGAAACCTGGTGGAAAGGAATATGGTTCCCTCTCGATTGCTGTCCAATATTATACGGAAGCGGAGACTGTTATGGTTGTTCCGAAAACCGTCTTCATGCCTCAACCCAATGTTGATTCTGCAGTTATTCGATTAACAGTTAGGGAAGAGCCTGCGGTTAAAGTTCGAAATGAAAACTTTTTCTTTCAAGTAACAAGAGCAAGCTTTGCTCAGCGTCGAAAAACGATTTTAAACAACTTAACAAGCCAATTACCCGACGGAAAGATAAAAAAGGACAAGATATTGCAGGCGCTTGAAAAAGCTGAAATTGAGCCTTCTAGAAGAGGGGAGACATTGTCGATTGCTGAGTTTGCTCAACTTAGTGATGCTTTGATCGACCATTTTGCGTAA
- the yabG gene encoding sporulation peptidase YabG, which translates to MTINLLDVVGRVSYNCDIIFRVIDIREEKGKKLAVLYGEDIRIIADAPYEDLVVIDQNTRSKVASEYQSLEEQSYQLFRQDVDLLQFKQEFEATEGYSKPFNYFQVPGKVLHLDGDPSYLQKCLTLYEKIGVPVTGIHVNEKEMPNKIGSLIDYYRPDILVITGHDAYSKAKGKLTDINAYRHSKHFVQTVREARKKFPHLDQLVIFAGACQSHFESLIQAGANFASSPARVNIHALDPVYIVAKISFTPFMERINVWDVLRNTLTGEKGLGGIETKGVLRTGMPYNKGNHE; encoded by the coding sequence TTGACGATCAACCTTTTGGATGTCGTTGGGAGAGTTTCGTATAATTGTGATATTATCTTTCGGGTTATAGATATACGAGAAGAAAAAGGAAAGAAGCTAGCTGTATTATATGGGGAGGATATTCGAATAATTGCAGATGCACCCTATGAAGATTTGGTCGTAATTGATCAAAATACCCGATCTAAAGTAGCATCGGAGTATCAATCACTCGAGGAACAATCTTACCAGCTTTTTCGGCAGGATGTGGACCTGTTGCAGTTCAAACAGGAGTTTGAGGCAACTGAAGGTTACAGTAAGCCGTTTAACTATTTTCAAGTGCCAGGAAAAGTATTACATCTTGATGGTGATCCTTCTTACTTGCAAAAGTGTTTAACTTTGTATGAAAAAATAGGAGTACCTGTAACAGGAATACATGTAAACGAAAAAGAAATGCCTAATAAAATAGGGTCTTTGATTGATTATTATCGCCCAGATATCCTCGTTATAACAGGACATGATGCATATTCAAAGGCCAAGGGGAAACTTACGGATATCAATGCATATCGGCATTCAAAGCACTTTGTTCAAACGGTAAGAGAGGCTAGAAAGAAGTTCCCTCATCTCGACCAGTTGGTCATATTTGCAGGGGCCTGTCAGTCACATTTTGAATCTTTGATTCAAGCAGGTGCTAACTTTGCAAGTTCCCCTGCAAGAGTTAATATACACGCCCTTGACCCCGTCTATATTGTTGCTAAAATTTCCTTTACTCCGTTTATGGAGAGAATTAACGTATGGGATGTATTAAGAAATACATTAACGGGAGAAAAAGGACTCGGAGGAATCGAAACAAAGGGTGTACTACGAACTGGTATGCCTTATAACAAAGGTAATCACGAATGA
- the veg gene encoding biofilm formation stimulator Veg, whose translation MAKTLVDIKKALDSNLGKRLLLKANGGRRKTIERYGILAETYPSVFVIELDQEENAFERVSYSYADVLTETVQITFYEDTTGQMALS comes from the coding sequence ATGGCAAAAACTTTGGTTGATATTAAAAAAGCTCTTGATTCAAATTTAGGAAAAAGACTTTTACTCAAGGCCAATGGTGGTCGAAGAAAGACTATTGAAAGATACGGAATTCTTGCAGAAACGTATCCATCTGTGTTTGTAATTGAGTTAGATCAAGAAGAAAATGCTTTCGAACGTGTATCATACAGCTATGCAGACGTTTTAACAGAGACGGTTCAAATTACATTCTATGAAGATACAACAGGACAAATGGCACTAAGTTAA
- a CDS encoding small, acid-soluble spore protein, alpha/beta type, with amino-acid sequence MSRRRGMMSEGFKEELAKELGFYDVVQKEGWGGIKAKDAGNMVKRAIEIAQQQLTEKR; translated from the coding sequence GTGAGCAGAAGAAGAGGGATGATGTCAGAAGGGTTTAAAGAGGAACTAGCAAAGGAGCTAGGGTTCTATGATGTCGTTCAAAAAGAAGGTTGGGGCGGCATTAAAGCGAAAGACGCTGGCAACATGGTCAAGCGTGCGATTGAAATAGCGCAACAGCAATTAACGGAAAAGCGCTAA
- the ispE gene encoding 4-(cytidine 5'-diphospho)-2-C-methyl-D-erythritol kinase produces MKLLIKAPAKINLSLDVLHKRSDGFHEVEMIMTTIDLADRVELTFLEEDTIRINSQNRFVPDDQRNLAFQAAKLLKERFQVKSGVHISIEKNIPVAAGLAGGSSDAAATLRGLNKLWKLNLSLDELAELGSEIGSDVSFCVYGGTALAKGRGEKITQLLPPPTCWVVLAKPFIGVSTADVYRRLELSGISHPNLPAMVEAIKEGSFEGVCDNVGNVLEEVTLKLYPEVAQIKDQMQRFGADAVLMSGSGPTVFALVHHDSRMHRLYNGLRGFCDQVFAVRMLGERHTLD; encoded by the coding sequence TTGAAGCTTTTAATAAAAGCTCCTGCAAAGATCAATTTATCGTTAGATGTATTACATAAACGATCGGATGGGTTTCATGAAGTAGAAATGATCATGACAACGATAGACCTTGCTGATCGAGTCGAATTAACCTTTTTAGAAGAGGATACCATTCGCATTAATTCTCAAAATCGGTTTGTTCCAGATGATCAAAGAAATCTAGCCTTTCAAGCAGCAAAGTTGTTGAAAGAAAGATTTCAAGTGAAATCTGGAGTTCATATTTCTATTGAGAAAAATATACCTGTTGCGGCAGGATTAGCTGGTGGAAGCAGTGATGCAGCGGCAACCTTAAGAGGATTAAACAAGCTTTGGAAACTGAACTTATCGTTGGACGAGCTTGCAGAGTTAGGTTCTGAGATTGGGTCGGATGTGTCCTTTTGTGTTTACGGTGGAACGGCGTTAGCAAAAGGACGTGGAGAAAAGATTACACAACTTCTTCCACCTCCTACTTGTTGGGTAGTTTTAGCAAAGCCCTTTATCGGTGTTTCAACAGCAGATGTGTATAGAAGGCTTGAATTAAGTGGAATAAGTCATCCAAACCTTCCTGCAATGGTCGAGGCGATTAAGGAAGGAAGCTTTGAAGGTGTTTGTGACAATGTTGGAAATGTGTTAGAGGAAGTCACTTTGAAGCTCTATCCAGAGGTTGCTCAAATCAAGGATCAAATGCAACGATTTGGTGCCGATGCGGTGTTGATGAGTGGAAGTGGTCCAACTGTTTTTGCCCTTGTTCATCATGATTCAAGAATGCATCGATTGTATAATGGGCTGAGAGGATTTTGTGACCAGGTTTTTGCTGTACGCATGCTAGGAGAACGCCATACCCTTGATTAA
- the purR gene encoding pur operon repressor, whose protein sequence is MKFRRSERLVDMTNYLLEHPQQLVSLSFFSERYGSAKSSISEDLAIIKETFEKRGIGTLKTVPGASGGVKFTVKVSDEEARPIINELCGLIADPDRLLPGGYLYMTDILGDPAIVQKAGRLLASAFTEEKIDLVMTVATKGIPLAYAVASHLNVPVVIVRRDNKVTEGSTVSINYVSGSTGRIQTMVLSKRSMEQGANVLIVDDFMKAGGTVNGMISMLNEFNANLAGIAVLVEAEKIEERLVDDYLSLVKLSDVDVKEKQIQVNEGNYFLHKQEELV, encoded by the coding sequence ATGAAGTTTCGTCGAAGCGAAAGGTTAGTAGATATGACGAATTATTTGCTTGAGCACCCCCAGCAATTAGTTTCACTATCTTTTTTTTCAGAAAGGTATGGTTCCGCTAAATCATCCATAAGTGAAGATTTAGCAATCATAAAAGAGACTTTTGAGAAAAGAGGAATCGGAACGCTGAAAACGGTTCCTGGAGCATCTGGTGGTGTGAAGTTTACCGTAAAAGTATCAGATGAGGAAGCTAGGCCAATTATTAACGAATTATGCGGTCTTATAGCCGATCCTGATCGGCTGCTACCAGGTGGATATCTTTATATGACAGATATATTAGGAGATCCAGCGATTGTTCAAAAGGCTGGTCGCTTGCTTGCTTCTGCTTTTACAGAAGAGAAGATTGATCTTGTTATGACAGTTGCAACAAAGGGAATTCCTTTGGCCTATGCAGTAGCAAGTCATTTAAATGTGCCAGTTGTTATCGTGCGCAGAGATAATAAAGTAACGGAAGGTTCAACCGTAAGTATTAATTACGTGTCTGGATCAACAGGAAGAATTCAAACGATGGTTCTGTCAAAACGCAGCATGGAGCAAGGAGCTAACGTTTTAATTGTTGATGATTTTATGAAAGCAGGCGGAACGGTTAACGGAATGATTAGTATGTTGAATGAGTTTAATGCTAATTTAGCTGGAATTGCCGTACTGGTGGAAGCAGAAAAAATTGAAGAAAGACTAGTGGATGATTATTTATCCTTAGTAAAGCTTTCGGATGTAGATGTAAAAGAAAAGCAAATTCAAGTAAATGAAGGAAATTATTTTTTACATAAACAGGAGGAATTAGTATGA
- a CDS encoding RidA family protein — MKVVQTNEAPAAIGPYSQGIVVNNMFYSSGQIPLTAEGDLLQGDVKEQTHQVFKNLKAVLKEAGATLETVVKATVFIKNMDEFAAVNEVYGEYFSVHKPARSCVEVARLPKDVLVEIEVIALVK, encoded by the coding sequence ATGAAAGTAGTTCAAACAAATGAAGCACCTGCAGCTATCGGGCCATATTCTCAAGGTATCGTTGTAAACAATATGTTTTATAGCTCTGGTCAGATTCCTTTAACTGCCGAGGGTGATTTACTTCAAGGAGACGTAAAAGAACAAACGCATCAAGTATTTAAAAACCTAAAGGCCGTCCTAAAGGAAGCAGGCGCAACGCTCGAAACAGTAGTAAAGGCAACTGTATTTATTAAAAACATGGATGAATTTGCTGCAGTAAATGAAGTGTATGGTGAATATTTTTCTGTACATAAACCAGCTCGTTCTTGTGTGGAAGTAGCAAGATTGCCGAAGGATGTATTAGTAGAAATCGAAGTAATTGCACTCGTCAAATAA
- the spoVG gene encoding septation regulator SpoVG, with the protein MEVTDVRLRRVNTDGRMRAIASITLDNEFVVHDIRVIDGNNGLFVAMPSKRTPDGEFRDIAHPINSGTRGKIQEAVLAEYHRLGELEVEFEEAGAS; encoded by the coding sequence ATGGAAGTAACAGACGTAAGATTACGCCGCGTTAATACAGACGGACGTATGAGAGCAATCGCATCCATTACGCTTGATAATGAGTTTGTTGTTCACGATATCCGCGTGATAGACGGAAATAACGGATTATTCGTTGCTATGCCTAGTAAACGCACACCAGATGGAGAGTTCCGCGATATAGCTCATCCGATCAATTCAGGTACACGTGGGAAGATTCAAGAAGCAGTTTTAGCTGAGTACCACCGTTTAGGTGAATTAGAAGTTGAATTTGAAGAAGCCGGTGCTTCCTAA
- the glmU gene encoding bifunctional UDP-N-acetylglucosamine diphosphorylase/glucosamine-1-phosphate N-acetyltransferase GlmU, protein MSNRYAVVLAAGQGTRMKSKLYKVLHPVGGKPMVQHVIDHVKKLNINSIVTVIGHGAELVKAQLGEESSYVLQEQQLGTAHAVMQATDILKDKEGITIVVCGDTPLIKATTMEALFKHHEETSAKATILTAWTNDPTGYGRIIRNEDGSVEKIVEHKDATNEERLVKEINTGTYCFDNKALFDALSKVSNDNVQGEYYLPDVIEILKNAGEIVTAYQTEDFEETLGVNDRVALAEAERIFKERTNEWHMRNGVTIIDPSSTYIGPDVEIGQDTILYPGTILAGGTVIGEDCIIGPQTEIHNCKIGKGTAIRQSAAYDSEIGNEVAIGPFAHIRPQSNIHDDVKIGNFVEIKKAVFGKGSKASHLSYIGDAEVGSNVNIGCGSITVNYDGKNKYLTKIEDNVFIGCNSNLVAPVRVGEGAYVAAGSTITQDVPGEALAIARAKQVNKEDYVSKLNSKKK, encoded by the coding sequence ATGTCGAATCGGTATGCGGTAGTATTAGCCGCAGGTCAAGGAACTAGGATGAAATCAAAACTGTACAAAGTTCTCCATCCTGTTGGTGGTAAGCCTATGGTGCAACATGTAATCGATCATGTGAAAAAGCTTAATATAAACAGCATTGTAACAGTTATTGGACACGGAGCGGAACTTGTGAAAGCACAGCTGGGCGAAGAGAGCAGCTACGTGCTTCAAGAGCAACAGCTTGGAACAGCACATGCTGTTATGCAAGCAACGGATATACTAAAGGATAAAGAAGGCATTACCATTGTCGTATGTGGCGACACTCCTTTAATTAAGGCAACGACGATGGAAGCATTGTTTAAGCATCACGAAGAGACATCTGCTAAAGCAACGATATTAACAGCATGGACAAATGATCCGACAGGCTATGGACGTATTATTAGAAATGAAGATGGATCGGTTGAAAAAATTGTTGAGCATAAAGATGCAACGAATGAAGAACGCTTAGTAAAAGAGATTAATACGGGAACGTATTGCTTTGATAATAAAGCCCTCTTTGACGCCCTATCAAAGGTTTCAAATGATAATGTCCAAGGGGAGTACTATTTACCAGATGTCATTGAAATTCTAAAAAATGCTGGCGAAATAGTTACAGCTTATCAAACAGAAGATTTTGAAGAAACATTGGGCGTTAATGACCGTGTAGCATTAGCTGAAGCGGAGCGTATCTTTAAAGAGCGTACTAATGAGTGGCATATGCGTAACGGTGTTACTATAATTGATCCTTCAAGTACATATATTGGTCCAGATGTAGAAATTGGTCAAGACACCATTCTTTACCCAGGAACGATATTAGCTGGTGGAACAGTTATTGGAGAGGATTGTATTATTGGTCCTCAAACTGAAATTCACAATTGTAAAATTGGCAAAGGAACGGCTATCCGTCAGTCAGCAGCTTACGATAGTGAAATTGGTAATGAGGTTGCCATTGGTCCTTTTGCGCACATAAGACCTCAATCGAATATTCATGATGATGTGAAAATTGGCAACTTTGTTGAAATCAAGAAAGCTGTATTCGGCAAAGGAAGTAAGGCTTCCCATCTTAGCTATATTGGAGATGCTGAAGTTGGTAGCAATGTAAACATTGGTTGTGGATCGATTACGGTAAACTATGATGGGAAAAATAAGTACTTAACAAAAATTGAAGACAATGTATTTATAGGTTGTAATTCAAACCTTGTAGCTCCAGTTAGAGTAGGAGAAGGAGCGTACGTAGCAGCTGGGTCAACTATTACTCAAGATGTCCCAGGAGAAGCGCTTGCTATAGCTAGAGCAAAACAAGTAAACAAAGAAGATTATGTTTCAAAATTAAATAGTAAAAAGAAATAA